The following proteins are co-located in the Bombus pyrosoma isolate SC7728 linkage group LG12, ASM1482585v1, whole genome shotgun sequence genome:
- the LOC122573527 gene encoding uncharacterized protein LOC122573527, which yields MGLERWIPNLRLLAPLHQWSSNWYLFTSHPAALCHSYKLKGNEDRCNEIELYQLTSSTSWPLSTTPMQKSRPRTPDQIEEAYLEIRQHAFRIVTVTEPPVQNAGASEPLVACYNALNEQMIQLQTLSFGSARPSRRRSRNPRRSTSRDRLQQLGFCYYHATFKERAKKCRSPCSWNQPSANTACDDSLVSRRIFVTDRKSKISFLVDTSADICVYPRNKLRGSANKDTYELFASNGSRIATYDTILVSLDLALRRALKWRFIIADVNTPIIGVDFP from the exons ATGGGCTTAGAAAGGTGGATA CCCAATCTTCGGTTACTGGCGCCTCTTCATCAGTGGTCTTCCAACTGGTACTTGTTCACTAGCCATCCGGCTGCTCTGTGCCATTCTTACAAATTAAAAGGGAATGAAGATAGGTGTAATGAAATCGAGCTGTACCAGCTCACATCAAGCACGTCCTGGCCGCTGTCGACGACACCAATGCAGAAAAGCCGACCACGGACACCCGACCAAATAGAGGAAGCATATTTAGAGATTCGTCAGCACGCATTCCGAATAGTAACGGTAACCGAACCACCTGTACAAAACGCTGGAGCAAGCGAACCATTGGTCGCCTGCTACAACGCGTTGAACGAACAAATGATCCAACTGCAGACGCTGAGCTTTGGCAGTGCCCGCCCTTCACGACGACGAAGCCGGAACCCTCGTAGATCGACTTCGAGAGATAGACTACAGCAGCTCGGGTTCTGTTACTACCACGCGACGTTCAAAGAACGCGCGAAGAAATGTCGTTCCCCATGCAGCTGGAACCAGCCGTCCGCAAACACGGCATGCGACGACAGTCTAGTATCCCGCCGCATCTTTGTCACAGACAGGAAGTCGAAAATCTCCTTCCTCGTGGACACCAGCGCCGATATATGCGTATACCCACGTAACAAACTACGCGGATCCGCGAACAAAGATACGTACGAGCTGTTCGCGTCCAACGGGTCACGCATCGCGACCTACGACACCATCCTAGTGTCCCTCGACCTAGCATTGCGTCGAGCACTGAAATGGCGTTTTATAATAGCGGATGTTAACACGCCTATCATCGGCGTGGACTTCCCTTAG